A single region of the Glycine max cultivar Williams 82 chromosome 20, Glycine_max_v4.0, whole genome shotgun sequence genome encodes:
- the LOC100779034 gene encoding LOB domain-containing protein 40 encodes MKSSCNGCRILRKGCNDNCIIRPCLEWMNSPESQANATLFLAKFYGRTGLLNLITAAPQHLGPVVFRSLLYEACGRLVNPTYGSLGLFWTGEWAQCEAAVDAVLTGSKINGVAPSDGHTSGTLASDHILSTCDIRHMKNGTNVDDMRGRIQFKNVKQVIKPKPRMGSIDSTMLWKPNCQSQSMETIEASLVSQDELNRVRKIKLDLELTLGFRCQSTNGKKTHY; translated from the exons ATGAAATCGAGTTGCAATGGGTGTCGCATTCTCCGCAAAGGCTGCAATGATAATTGCATAATCAGGCCTTGTCTTGAGTGGATGAACTCTCCTGAGTCCCAAGCCAACGCCACCCTCTTTCTTGCAAAATTCTATGGTCGTACTGGCTTGCTCAACCTCATCACTGCTGCTCCACAGCACCTTGGCCCAG TTGTGTTCAGGTCACTGTTGTATGAGGCATGTGGGAGATTGGTGAATCCCACTTATGGGTCATTAGGTTTGTTTTGGACTGGGGAATGGGCCCAATGCGAAGCTGCAGTTGATGCCGTGTTGACTGGGTCCAAAATCAATGGTGTGGCACCTTCTGATGGCCATACCTCAGGGACACTTGCTAGTGATCATATTCTCTCAACATGTGATATACGCCATATGAAGAATGGGACAAATGTGGATGACATGAGAGGTAGAATTCAGTTCAAGAACGTCAAACAGGTTATCAAACCAAAACCTCGAATGGGTTCGATCGACTCAACTATGTTATGGAAACCCAACTGCCAGAGTCAGAGCATGGAAACTATCGAGGCTTCATTGGTGAGCCAAGATGAGTTGAACCGAGTTCGTAAAATCAAGTTGGACTTGGAACTCACTCTTGGCTTTCGTTGCCAATCGACCAATGGCAAGAAAAcacattattga
- the LOC100817528 gene encoding zinc finger protein CONSTANS-LIKE 16, whose amino-acid sequence MSSATKNAANAVGGKTARACDGCITKRARWYCAADDAFLCQACDSSVHLANPLARRHERVRLKTASYKSTDERRQPPTWHTKKPRTPRHGKHSRNNNPFHLVPEEGSEEANSHDENEEQLVYRVPIVDPFVAELCGTNSSPSSVTSTDQGVVAAAAAASAEVEYKGIQSNDFCSNSNEIENLHGMLPSDAELAEFAADVESFLGRGLENKCVGMEELGLVDTKEEECSVGSGKVKVEEEESPLMEMDMGRDDQSFELSFDYETCEEVKEMKVSDLELGNELGEMKENDDDEVKRKKVSLQLDYEAIIIAWASQKSPWTTADKQNLDPDECWHQCMGSCGTAFHHPYGELGGFGIHSVIVDGGREARVSRYREKRRTRLFSKKIRYEVRKLNAEKRPRMKGRFVKRASFAPPTFPLLNK is encoded by the exons ATGAGTTCGGCTACTAAGAACGCAGCAAACGCGGTTGGGGGAAAAACTGCAAGAGCATGTGACGGCTGCATAACGAAACGTGCACGTTGGTACTGTGCTGCCGATGATGCTTTTCTCTGCCAGGCTTGTGACTCTTCGGTTCACTTGGCGAATCCTTTGGCTCGAAGACACGAACGAGTCCGCTTGAAAACCGCGTCGTACAAGTCCACCGATGAACGACGACAACCTCCCACGTGGCACACCAAGAAACCTCGAACGCCCAGACATGGGAAACATTCTCGTAACAACAACCCTTTCCACTTGGTCCCTGAAGAGGGTTCCGAAGAGGCGAATTCCCATGATGAGAATGAGGAGCAGCTCGTTTATAGGGTCCCCATAGTCGACCCTTTTGTTGCTGAGCTATGTGGGACTAATAGTTCTCCTTCTTCTGTTACTTCAACTGATCAAGGGGTAgtagctgctgctgctgctgcttctGCTGAGGTTGAATACAAAGGGATTCAAAGCAATGATTTTTGTAGCAATAGCAATGAGATCGAAAACTTGCATGGGATGCTTCCTTCGGATGCAGAACTTGCTGAGTTTGCTGCTGATGTTGAGAGCTTTTTGGGTAGGGGGCTTGAAAACAAGTGCGTGGGGATGGAAGAATTGGGACTCGTTGATACCAAAGAAGAGGAGTGTTCGGTGGGTAGTGGGAAGGTGAAGGTGGAAGAGGAAGAGAGCCCTCTGATGGAGATGGATATGGGAAGAGATGATCAATCATTTGAGTTGAGCTTTGATTATGAGACGTGTGAAGAGGTAAAGGAGATGAAGGTTAGTGATTTGGAATTGGGGAATGAGTTAGGAGAGATGAAAgagaatgatgatgatgaggtgAAAAGGAAGAAGGTATCGTTGCAGCTTGATTATGAGGCGATAATCATCGCCTGGGCTAGCCAAAAGTCTCCGTGGACCACTGCTGACAAACAAAACTTGGACCCTGATGAGTGCTGGCACCAATGCATG GGAAGTTGCGGAACGGCATTTCATCACCCTTACGGTGAACTGGGTGGATTTGGGATTCATTCAGTGATAGTAGACGGGGGCAGAGAGGCAAGGGTGTCAAGATACAGAGAGAAGCGCCGAACTAGGTTGTTCTCGAAGAAAATAAGGTACGAGGTTAGGAAATTGAATGCAGAGAAGAGACCCAGAATGAAGGGGAGGTTTGTTAAGAGGGCTTCCTTTGCACCACCAacatttcctttgctaaatAAATAA